One Desulforegula conservatrix Mb1Pa DNA segment encodes these proteins:
- a CDS encoding two-component system sensor histidine kinase NtrB → MNGIIDILMSEASIAAAIFDSNRQLLVSTAGWLNEYTDSCIKNFVDEVLFQFSNSGDDFSTSRKYLNDNKMLFYFPVLTSNHEIASVFLLKEAKSNKCENILKIYHDIFENFEEGYFELDIKGNLTYCNECIAEITGISRNELYGLNFRTYTTQATADQLFAVYSEIFRTGKPSKISNFEVIKKDGSTAIFEVSSGLLKDETGFPLGFRGICRDASARINAENEKRILSEQLQQAQRFEAVATMAGGIAHDFNNLLMSIQGYLSLLQLDMNSESKNYEYLKRIEEQVERGASLTKQMLGFSFSDVGFSCLSIVDINSLLRRNAAGFISTRPDVELILSLTSEDCHANCDVSQIDNVLLNLLTNSCQSMPSGGKLTITTEKTVCTEERASIFRARPGEYIRICVTDTGLGMDEITQRRIFNPFFTTSDNGQNTGLGLTTAFGIIRNHGGFITISSELEKGTSISVFLPSSINGLT, encoded by the coding sequence ATGAATGGAATTATTGATATTCTGATGTCTGAAGCTTCAATTGCTGCGGCCATATTTGACTCAAACAGACAGCTCCTGGTATCCACGGCTGGCTGGCTTAATGAGTATACTGACTCGTGCATTAAGAATTTTGTTGATGAAGTACTCTTCCAATTCAGCAATTCAGGAGATGATTTTTCAACATCAAGAAAATATCTTAATGATAATAAAATGCTTTTCTATTTTCCTGTGCTGACATCCAACCATGAGATAGCCTCTGTTTTTTTGCTTAAAGAAGCCAAAAGCAATAAATGTGAAAACATTCTTAAAATATATCACGATATTTTTGAAAATTTTGAAGAAGGCTATTTCGAACTCGACATAAAAGGCAATCTGACTTACTGCAATGAGTGCATTGCGGAGATTACCGGCATATCAAGAAATGAACTGTATGGTCTCAACTTCAGAACATATACTACACAGGCAACAGCAGATCAGCTTTTTGCAGTTTACAGCGAAATATTCAGAACAGGTAAACCATCAAAAATATCAAATTTTGAAGTTATAAAAAAAGATGGTTCCACAGCCATTTTTGAGGTTTCGTCAGGGCTCCTGAAGGACGAAACAGGGTTTCCGCTTGGTTTCAGAGGCATCTGTAGAGACGCGTCAGCAAGAATCAACGCTGAAAATGAGAAGCGCATTCTTTCAGAACAGCTACAGCAGGCACAAAGATTTGAAGCTGTTGCAACAATGGCGGGTGGTATTGCCCATGATTTTAACAATCTTTTGATGAGCATTCAGGGCTATTTGTCTTTGTTGCAGCTCGACATGAACAGTGAATCCAAAAACTATGAATATTTAAAACGCATAGAGGAGCAGGTAGAAAGAGGCGCCTCACTTACAAAGCAGATGCTTGGTTTCTCTTTTTCAGATGTTGGTTTTTCCTGTCTTTCCATCGTTGATATCAACTCACTTCTCAGAAGGAATGCGGCCGGTTTTATAAGTACCAGACCAGATGTTGAGCTCATTTTATCTTTAACATCCGAAGACTGTCATGCAAATTGTGATGTATCCCAGATAGATAATGTATTACTAAATCTTCTGACAAATTCCTGCCAATCTATGCCTTCCGGCGGCAAACTGACAATCACAACCGAAAAAACTGTTTGCACAGAAGAGAGGGCAAGCATATTTAGGGCAAGACCAGGAGAGTATATAAGAATTTGTGTTACAGATACCGGTCTCGGAATGGACGAAATAACACAAAGAAGAATATTCAACCCCTTTTTTACAACCAGCGACAATGGTCAAAATACCGGCCTTGGTTTGACAACAGCATTCGGCATTAT